CTCGGTATGGGCCATAACTGGCATATCCCAAGAACTTGCCGCCTTCGTCCTCAGCAATCAAAACGGGAAACTTCTGCTCCTGTTGTTTATGGAGCCATAGGATCCTTTCCTCAATGTTTTCAAGAGTATCTGTCCAGATTGCCGTGAGAGTTTTTATGGATTCATTGTGAAGTTCTAAGATGGAGGGAATATCATTTTCTGTAGCGCTTCGGATTTTCATAGTCTCTCCATGGCAAATCTATATTTTTTGAAAATATGTACAATGTTAGTGTTTCTAACGGGTGTCGCAACACCTGAAATCAGATGCGCTCAATCAATAAAGGTGCCTCTAATAGGGTAAAATACTTTGCAAGGCCGAGTTTAGCGGGGCGAGCCTACCGGGTATTTTGCGAAAAACGTCGTTATAAAGCTGTTTATAGAGTTCCTTAGTCTCAGGGTCCGGGGTGAAAATGTCAGTTTGTCGGGTCATACATTCCATAGCAGATGGAAAGTCATTGTGTACACCAATACCGACACTGGCAGAAATTGCAGCTCCTAAGCCTGCAGTTTCAAACGTGTGTGGGCGTTCTGTTGTAACTCCAAATATGTCAGCAGTGATCTGCATGATCGCATCTGATTGAGATCCACCTCCTGACACACGTAGTGTTTTCACTGGCATGCGGCTTTTCCGTTCGATTTTCCTTAGGCCATACTTTAGTTCGTAGGCTATCCCTTCAATAATTGAACGGTAAAAATGCCCCCGTGTATGATATTCTCCAAATCCAATAATTGCGCCCTTGTTGTTCTTGTTTTGTCCATTGTCTTTTCCCCATTTTGGGTAGAGAACAAGACCGTTGGATCCAGGCGGCGTTTTTTCCAAGAGTTCATCAAAGAATGCTTCTGTTGGTGTGTCCATCTCCTGAGATCGCAGAATTTCAGGATGTCCGAATTCATTCTTAAACCAATTGACCATCCAATACCCTAATATGACCGAGGCTTCAGGGGTGAACATATCAGGAACACCTGCAGGGTATGCAGGGAGTGGGCGTTCAATTTCAAAATAGGTTTTAGAGTGAATATTGATCGTGGCTCGAGTGCCGTAGCTGATACAGGCAACTGTTGGGTCGATTGCGCCACTACCAACAACCTCACAAGCTTTATCTGAGGCTGCAGCAATCACAGGAAGATCAGGGGCGAGGCCAAGGTGGGAGGCCGCTTCTTCATTAAGAGGTCCAATGGACTCACCGGGCTGCACGAGCTCTGGAAGTTGGGAGGCTTTTACATCGAACAATTTCCACAGGAAGTGCGAAGAGTTAGCCCAGCGCTTGTTTTTATAGTCAAAGGGAACATAACCCACTTGAGATGCTACTGAATCTTTATAGAGGCCCGTTAACCGGTAGTTTAAAAAGCCGGAAACCTGTAAGACTTTTTGAGTTTGCTTCCAAGATTCCGGTTCATTCTGGGCAAGCCAGTTTACCTTTGCCTCTTCGCGTATTTTATTGATCGACTGGGAGACACCTGCACAGAAAAAGGCAGTACGCAGTGCAAAAGGTAGGGGCTTATTGTTAGCCTCAAGCCTCTCATCCATCCAGGTAATAGAATTTCTAATGACTTCACCACGCGACCCCAGAGTAATAAGGGTACCACGCTGGGCGGTGACAGCAATTGCGCGGACTGCTTGCGGGGCAGCCCCTTGTCTCCATAGTCGTTTGCAGGCTGTGCCCACCAGTTCCCAAAGGTGGCCGGGGTTTATTTCTGACCAGCCCGCTTCTAAAGAGTAGTAGTCAGTAATGGGAAGTTGGCATTTAAAGAGCAAATTACCTTGGAAATCAAATATGAGTGCACGAAGACTCTGGGTACCATTATCTATGACAAGTACTGTATCTTTCATTCGATGATTTTTCCGCGGGAGACCATTGGCTTGATAGAAGCAATTGCAACGAGGTTGACTTATTGGGGTAGTGAGTAAGAGGTTCGACAGATGTTGATATACCGGTCCCACTCATAGGTCCACCGCTCTTTAGTCCACCCCAAAGATTGCCTGCATATTTTTTCAAACTTGCCTGCATGTAACTGCCCTCCATTTGGAAGAATGAACCCGATTCTCATGCGGCGAAGCAGGAGATCATCCAAGTGTACGATCATACCGTGGCAAGCTTCCCACTGTAGTTCGCACCATAAGCGCTTTGTACCAGGAATGAACGATAGATCATCATCAGTGGCGGAACTGAGGAGGCTCTTAAGGTGCAGGCCATAGAACCCCTTCAAACGACGAAGTGTTTGCGGCCCAAATCGGATGCTGAGCTTTTTGACTTCTTTCGAAGTAACGGGTCCAATGTTTTGGAAAAGAGGAGCCGCATTGAGACTCGCAGGTGTGATGCCAAGTAAGGGGGCTGCGCAGGAAAGTACGTCTTGCGCAATAGCGCGAAAGGTCGTCAGCTTGCCACCTGTAACTGTCACTAGACCCTGATCTTCCCATACACAGTGATCTCGCCGGGCTTGGGACGGTTTTATCTTCTTTGGATCTTGTCCTTCTCGCGCTACAATTGGGCGCACGCCTGACCAAGTGGTTAATATGTCGCTTTCAGTCAAACATGATGAAGGGAAGTGGTGATTTACACCTTCCAGAAGGTATTTGATTTCTTCCTTTGTGATTGTCGCTTCGGTGTTTAAATCGGATTTATGATCCAGATCTGTTGTTCCAATTACGGTTTTGCCCTCCCACGGATAGACAAATACACCACGCTTGTCTTGAGGGTGCAAATAGGCGAATGTCTGATGCACGTTTAAACGCCAAGAGGGAACAACAAGATGGCTACCCCTTAATGGACGTAGTTGCGCTTTCTGCCCTGTTTGGGTGCGCAAGTTATCTGCCCATGCACCTGTTGCATTAACTGTTACTTTTGAGTGGAGTGAAATGATTTTACCACCTATGGAATTCCGCGCCTCAACACCAATAACCTTTCCTCCAGAGCATATAAGATCCTCAGCTTCCATATAGTTAATCGTAACAGCGCCATGTGCACGGGCTTCTTCTAGCGTTCGAAGGGTTAGGCGGCAGTCATCGGTCAAAGCGTCTGAATATTGTATTGAGCCAAGAAGATTATTATCGGACAGTTGAGGCAGGAATTTCTTTGTAGCCTTAGCCTTTAGATACTTGTGGTTTCGCCCGCCTGCCATCAGGCCGTAGATATTAATCAAAGTCCCCATAAGAAAGCGTGGCGGGTAGGATTTTTTTCGAAAAGTGAAAAGGTAGTTGAGTGGTTCAATCAGGCCGGGGGCTTCTGCCAGAAGGCGTTGTCGTTCCCTGACAGACTCCCGGGTGAGTTTGATCTCCCCTTGACTGAGATAGCGTAGCCCGCCATGTATCATTTTTGAGGAGCGACTGGAGGTGCCCCAGCTAAAGTCTCGCTGCTCGATCAATAGTGTCTGCAGGCCATTACGTGAAGCCTCAAGCGCGACGCCAGCTCCTGTAATCCCACCGCCAATTACGATGAGATCCCATTGAGGAACTGCAGCTATTTGATGCAAAATACTTGTTCTTGAAGCAGATGTTTCAAGGAGGGTCACTGATCAAGTCTCCTAAACCGGGACATAAACCTGTCGTGGATGTTATGCGGTCTCACATGTCTTATTGAGGGAGGGAGTAAGGCTACCGGGGTTGAGCCTCTGCCCATCGTCAAAATGCTCTAGGATTGCATCCAGAGCGTTAAGGGCGCGCGATCCTTTTTCATCTTCCAGATATGGCGCGTGATCCCTCCCCACTCCGTGTTGATGGCTAATCGTCCCAATGTGCTCTACGACTGTTTTGGATGCGAGTTCCTTGATTACTTTCCAGCGATCCAAAGTTTCTTCATAGGTGGGCGCGCACGGGAACACGTAGGTGGTGTAAACACTCGACCCTTGAGGATAGACATGGGAAAGGTGAGAGAATGATAGAACGCGAACCCCGATGTACGACAGGGCCTCGCTGATCTTTTGGTCCACCTCCTCGCAGTATCCGCCAAGATTAGACCAGTTTAGTGCAGTCTCAAAAGTGTCAACCGCGTATCCTGCCTTCCAGAGAGGTTCTCTCAGGTAAGGACCTTTAAAACGCCCTTCTTCCCACTTATTTCCGAAAAGTTTGCTTAAGACACGCTTTGCTTTGAACATGCTCAAAATAGAAGTGACTTGACGCTGGGCGTACCGGATTTGATCAGCTGCACCCGTATATCCCACTGTGAGCATGGTCTTCTGGTCACCAAGCCCTTTTAGTCTGAAAAGGAAATTAAGTTTAGAAAGTTTATTCTCTTCAACGGCTAGGCGCAGACTAGTGTCTGTTTCAGTTGGATTGCTAAGCCGCAGCATAGATAAGGGGACATTCCGCTGGGCAAGGGTTTTGACCGCTGAAAGTGCTGTTGCCCAATCCGGTAGGAAATAGGTGATGAATTTCTCGTGTTCCGGCAAGGGTTGAACTTGAACTTTTACCTCGGTCAAGATGCCAATGCGACCTTCAGATCCCAACACTAGCTCTTTGAAGTCGGGACCAGCAGAGGACGCGGGGAAGGGGATAAGAGACAAGGGACCGTCCAGTGTCTCCATGCGTCCACCAACAAACATTTTCTCTATACGGCCGTAGCGTAAAGACTGCTGGCCGCTGGAACGGGTTACCACCCATCCTCCTAAGGTCGATAATTCGAAAGACTGCGGGAAGTGGCCGAGCGTATAGCCAAGAGCCCCAAGTTGGGCCTCTACTTCCGGACCGTTAGCCCCCGCGCCGAATGTGGCAATAAGACTTTCTTCATCAAAATCAATCAGCAGGTTCATTCGCGTCATTGCAATGGTTAAAACCGGTTTGCTTTGTCGTCCGATATCCAAATGGCCAACAACTGATGTACCGCCACCATAAGGGACCACGATTACATCATTGGTTTTTGCCCATTGCAAAAGCTCAGCGACTTGCTCACTAGATTCTGGAAAAGCAACACCGTCTGTTACATGGGGGAACTGCCCGCTTCTCATCTCCAGCCAATTAGGAAAACTCTGGCCGGACCCATAGTGCAGCCGCACCTCCGCACTGCTGTCAATCAACGGATGAAGGGGTAACCTGCTTTGGGGAACCTTCGACAGAACTTCTTCAAGACCTGCATCGGCTAAAGGCTGTGATGAACCTAGACGTTCTGTTAAAAATTCCTTTGCGCTTTCGGGTAATTCCACATTTATGCTGCTATCACCCCAGCTATTCCAACGTCGCATTACTCTCCCCCCGGTCGTCGCGTCTGAAACCCATTAATGTTCCTGAGCACATCGTTCCCGTGAACCGGCAACAGTTCGTACTAGTAATCTAAAGTAGGTAGTAGTGACTAGCCTACAGCACAGGCTGGAGTGGGCTACCTAGTCTTTTGATTAGGTTTTTCCTCATTTCTCCATGCTGAAAATCAGGCCTGCACAGATTAGTCTGCACAATTTGACCATAATTTTATCATTAAGTTGACTTAACAACTCATATTTTATAGAAATCCTCACGTTGAGGTCAGCCAGAGCACAACCGTTCAAGCCAGCCATTGCTTAATCTGTCTGGATGTTTACGTATGTTTGGTTTGGCGAAGTTTTCTCGTAATCGGCGGGGGTTGCTTGCAAAGGGTGAGGATCCTGCACTTGCGTATTCAACTATCCTCGTCCTGACTGGGTTATATATTGCTCAGGCAATTCCGATATATCTCGTTGCGGCGGCGCTACCGGCTATCTTCAGGGAACAGGGAATCAGTCTGGTTGCCATCGGTTCCCTTGCCATCCTCATGCTTCCATGGGTACTCAAATTTCTTTGGGCACCTATCGTTGATCGCTACTATTTCAAGAGCATTGGCAAACGTCGCAGCTGGATTATTCCAGCCCAGTTGATTTCTGTGGTGATTGTTCTGATTTTGGCGGGGTTGGATCCGGCGCAAGATCAAAAACTCCTCTTTCCGCTATTAATGATGCTGGCCCTTTCCAGCGCGACGCAGGATATCGCGACAGACGGTTATGCTGTAGAGCATCTGCCGGATGTTTGGCAGCCTTTGGGTAATGCTATTCAAGGGGGAAGCGTGGCAGCAGGCGTGCTGTTGGGTGGGTCTCTTTCTCTGTTTATGCATGACATGTTTGGGTGGAGCGTGGCACTAGGGTCCGCTGCCACTCTTTCATTTCTGGCACTACTGCCCATTCTTTTTACCAAGGAAGCTACAGGACTGCGTAAGGATGCTAGCTTCGAGTGTGCGTTCTCAGCTAAACCCTCCATCTTCACATTCTTTTCCAGCCGCAACTCTCTGATTATCCTTTGCTTTGCCATGCTATTCCGCCTGCCTGAAGGGTTAATTAAAGGCGTAGAGCAGGCGTTTTTGGTGGATTTTGGGTTTTCCCTTTCTCAAATCGGAGTTGTGAGCGGAGGATCGGCTGCATGCGTGGGGCTGGGTGGTTCCGCAGCGGCTGTGGTCGTCATCAAGAAGTTTGGCCTACGCACGTTCCTTTGGACAGTTGGCGGGTTGAGAACCCTTTGCTTTGCGGGCTACGCCGCTGTGGCGCTTGTCGCCTATGAGGGCTTTGCTGTTCTTGTGGCCTTGTCTGCTGCAAATACGTTCATCCGCTATATGGAAATCGTTGGCCTTTACAGCGCTTTCATGCGTTCCAGCTCTTTGCGTCAAGCTGGAACGGACTTCACAATTTTAAGTTGCGCAAATCTGCTGGTTTATATGCTGGGTAGCATTAGTGCGGGGGCTATTGGGCAGTACTTGGGCTACGGCCCGCTGTTCAGCCTTGCAACCACTCTTTCTCTTCTTGGTATTGCCGTGTCCATGGCTTTTTTCGATCGGGCCTATAAGCCTTCAGAGCCGAGCGATACCTCCGCAAAACCGACTTTAACAACCTCAACTCTCTCGACAAAATAGGAATAGAGTATGTCTTCGATTAAACAACGGAGGTTGACACCTCTTGCGCTGGCCATGCTGGGATCAGTTGCTCCCGTGTTCACACTTCAAGCATTGGCGCAGGAAGCGCAAACGGAAGAACAGGATACTTTCGCCGTTGTTGTCACAGCAAGCCGCGCTGAAGAAAGTGTTTCCTCCATACCCGGCACTGTACAGGTGATTAGCGCGGAACAACTGAAGCAGGGCGTTGCTGCCTCTGGTGATGTTGCAAGCTACCTTTCCAAAATAGTTCCGGGTCTGGACTTGGACAATCAGACACTTTCTGGTGCAGGACAAAATTTCCGTGGCCGTTCAGCGCAAATACTTGTAAATGGTACACCTCGGACCACGGCACTGCGTCGCATGAGCCGTGCGCTTAGCCTGATTGATCCAGGTAGTATTGAGCGCATTGAAATTGTGAATGGAGCAAGTGCTGTTTATGGCGATGGCGGTACAGGTGGTGTAATCAATATCATTACCAAAGCTGCTGAGAAAGAAGGTTTGAGTGGGAGCGTTTCCTCTACCATATCAACATCTGGGCGCGATCTTGAAGATAGTTTGACTATTGTTAAGTCTGTCGAAGCATCTTACAGGCAAGGCGGCGTCAATGCCCAGTTTAATGGTCAGTTTAAAGATACAGGCGACATGTATGATGGTGAAGGGCGCCGAATTTCAGAGGATCCTCTTACTGGGCAAGGCGGTGGCTCACAAGTAAGGCAATACAATATTTCTGGGCAGGTCGAATATGAAGGCGATCGCGCAGACATCAGCCTATACGCCAACTTTGTGAAGATGAATCAAGATATTGATTACAACAGCGATTATAGTAGTTCTCCGGTATCGATTGACTATGACAGTCCATATCAGGGTGAAGACCCTGAAGAGGACAGTAAAAACATCAGTGCAAAGCTGAATGTATACGAAGTTGGTTTTCTCGGGGATTTACAGCTGGAAGCCTATTATAATGATGCAGAAAAAACATCGGCTTATACTCCATATGGTGAGTATAACCCTTATAAGTATAAGTTAAACAACACATCTATAGACGATAGTTATGCGCAAAAAACTATTGAAGCCATGCAGATTGGGAGTAGGGTCACTTTAGCTAAAGATATTGACTGGTTCGTAGAGGGAGCTCACGTCACATATGGTCTTGATTATAGTTTCAATGATATTAAGCAAGTTCTGCAGGACGGTCAGGATATAATTTCACCCATGAAGCAGCATTCCTACGCTGCGTTTGGGCAGCTCTCTGTACCTGTTGGTAACAGGTTTGAGTTCAAGGCGGGGGTGCGCCACGAGCGCTTCTATCTTGATGTAAAAGACTATACGCGCCCAGCTGGTTTGTACTATGAAGATGATGAGGATTACGAACTTTTCTACCCGCTAAATTCTGAAAGTGATGTATATGATTGGCCGAATTGGTATGTTGCAGAAGCGTATGTAAAAGGCGGTAAAAAGCAGTATAAAGCCACTGTTTTCAATATCGGTGGTGTTTTACATGCGACAGATGAATTAGACTTTTTTGCTGGATTTTCTCAGGGATACTCTGTTCCAGATGTTGGTTCATTTACGAGAAATGCAGTAGATCAGCAAAGTATTTTATATGGGGCTGATGTAAATAATGGTACTCCTCAAACGTTTGACTTTTCCTCCATCGCTCCTGAAGCGATGCTTGTAAATAACTATGAAATTGGAACACGCTTTAACGACGGAAAATATGCGTTCTCTGCTTCTGGTTATGTTTCTACGTCAGATGAAGGTATTACTGTTGATGCCAAGACATTTGAGATGCAACAACAGAAGGAATATATCTGGGGAGTGGAAGTGAATGCAACGGCGGCTATAAATCACCAATGGAACATTGGCGCAGTTTTGGCCTATAATGAAGGCCGTTATGACAGTGATGGAGACGGAGAAATTGATGCTGATCTTCCAAATAGTCGTATCGGATCGCCATATACTGCGACCATCTACAGTGATTACCGTTGGGACAATGGTGTAAGCGTACATGGTGAAGCTGTATACGGTTCTAGCCGAAGCGCACATGACGGAACTGAAAATGATAGTGACTACAAGCTGGATCACACGTTCACAGTAAATGCCAGCCTTGCTTATGATTCAGACTTCGGTCAATTCCAGATTGGTGCAGAGAACTTGTTCGATGCCGAATATATGAATACTTCTGCAACGTCTGTTCGGAACCGTAAAGTTTTGATCGAAGGTCAGCGTTTCTTCCTGAAGTACACTAAATCCTTCTAAAACTCTCAGATAGGTAGAGGAGGGCCAATGCTGGCTCTCCTTTGCACCTTCCTCTGAACGGCTTTAGACTGCTCTTCGTACTTTGAGTTTTCTGGCCGCCACCTTAGCCTCAGCCCTGTGACAATTATCACCTTGCGCCGGCGCATCTGACCCCTTAACTAGTCTGTAAAGCCCGTATCGATGGGTAGTTTGGGAATCTGTTTGAAAAGGGTGATTTCCTGCCTTGAACGGCATTCTAAGGGAAAGAAAAAAACAGGAACGAAATTCTACAGATCCGTTGGATTACAAGGACGCAAGGTCTTCGCCTTTGTTGGTGGGTGATCTATACAGGTACGAACACTAATTTTTTATTTAGCCGCTTTGGAGTGCAAGGTAGAATGAATGTTGCCATGAAAGGTGAGGAAGTGGCTCAGGCCATCCCAGCAAATGTTTTCGCTGAAAAAGTGACCAAGGTGGAGCACTATACGGACCGTTTGTTCCGCTTCCGTATAACACGCCCTTCCAGCTTCCGGTTCCGCTCGGGCGAGTTTGTGATGATCGGCTTGATGATCAATGGAAAGCCGCTCTTTCGGGCTTACTCCATTGCCAGCCCTTCATGGGATGAGGAGCTGGAGTTTTTCTCTATCAAGGTTCCAGATGGCCCGCTGACACAGCACCTGCAAAAGATTGAGGTTGGCGATACTATTCTTATGAAGAAGAAGCCAACAGGCACTTTGGTGAACGATGCGCTGGTGCCCGGTAAGCGCCTTTACATGTTCTCAACCGGAACCGGCATTGCGCCATTTGCTAGCCTCATCCGTGACCCTGAAACCTATGAAAAGTTTGAGGAAGTTATTCTCACCCATACGTGCCGTGAAGTTGCAGAGCTGAAATATGGTCAAGATCTTTGCGAGGAGATCTCTAATGATCCTTTGATCGGCGAACTGGCTGCAGGCAAGCTGAAGCTTTATAACTCCGTGACACGGGAAGACTATCCGTTCCAAGGCCGTATTACCGACCTTATTGAAAACGGCAAGCTTTTCACGGACCTTGGTGTTCCCCCCCTGGATCCGGCCATTGACCGCGGTATGATTTGCGGTTCCATGGAAATGATCCGAGACACGAAAGCTTTACTTGAAAAGAATGACTTGAATGAAGGCGCCAACAACAAACCTGCTGAGTTTGTGGTTGAGCGTGCCTTTGTGGGCTAACGAGCTCAAGTCAATGACTTTAAAGAGCTGTCTTGACTATTGATTAGACATAGACAGTAACCAGTTAAATGAGGGCGCTGGCAAGGGCTCTCATTTAAACTAGGTTGCGGCGGGAAGGAGTTTCTTGCCCGCAACTTGCACGACACAGTCGGTTAATTCCTTTAATACCTCGCTTGCCAGTGGGCTGATCTGCCAGCATAATGGCACATCCACAGTAAGGTCCGGTATCAACTCCACAAGTTGCCCCTTTTCAAGATAGTCTGATACGAGGTGCTCGGGGTTCATCGCCCAGCCCACGCCATAAAGACATGTCTCCACAAAGGCTGAGGAGGAGGGGATATAGTGCGTTGGGGGCGCGATCTTTCTTCCTACGGCTTGCTCAATCCAGCGTGCTTGCAGGCCATCTTTCCTGTTGAAGTTTATTAATGGGGCATTGAGCAGGGAGTCTGTTGTGACACCATCACTAAAAACCGTGTCCATAAAGCGAGGGGTTGCTGTCGCGCGATACCTCAAGATACCAAGGGCCTGAACACTCTTATCCAGTTGACTTGTGTTTAGGGCTGAGACAACAGCGTCACTTTTGCTTTGAGCCAGAAGGTCCTGCGCGTAATCTTGATCCTCTACAATGATGTCCAGCAGGTTTCCGGTCTGTTGAAAGTAAAGGCCAATGACTTCCATAAACCATGTACTCAAACTATCCGCATTGACCACAACGCGAATTCTGGCGCGTTGGCCTGCACGGGGATCTGAAAGGTTTAGTTTGCTTTGCAGTTCTTTTTCCAAGAGCTGAACGCGCTCGAAATGTCGAATCAGCTGGTCTCCCATTTGCGTCGCAGAGCAAGGGGTGGAGCGCACTATAAGCTGGGTGCTGAACTGGCTTTCCAGCGCCCGAATTCGGTGGGAAATGGCGGAGGGAGTGAGGCCGAGACGCTCTGCAGCACGCTCAAATGTCCCTTCTTCCAAAACAGCAGCCAGCGCCCGCAATCCTGCATAGTCCATAGGTCCCCCCTTCAGAATTTTGAAGGCACTAATTTCCAAAATTCACCTGCTAAAGCTTCTCCACCACTATCGGTCCGCTCACAGTAGGTCAACAGGCCTAGTGGAAACCGAATGTGGTTGCAATCACCTGAATGTGTTTCGTGCAGCATGAATATTTCTTGTTTGCCTGCAGCTTTCTGCCCTTCCATAATTGGAAACTTCATGACGAGATGATTAAGGTGAGAGCAAGGATTTCAATGACCAATAGCAGCAGGCATGAACTGCCCTTAAGCCACATAGTATTTTTTAAAAAGCAGGTTTGCTTCTGCCTTGCCTCTAGCGCAGGAGTGCTTAGGTGAGTACGGATGCTTATATCACCGGCTTTGGTGTCGGGTTCGGACTCATCCTTGCCATCGGGGCGCAAAATGCTTTTGTGCTTCGGCAGGGGGTGCGGGGGCAGCATATTGGGTTGGTGGCACTAACCTGCGCTTTTTCTGATGCACTTTTAATCACCGCTGGGGTGGCTGGCTTTG
This genomic window from Pseudovibrio sp. M1P-2-3 contains:
- a CDS encoding TonB-dependent receptor; translation: MSSIKQRRLTPLALAMLGSVAPVFTLQALAQEAQTEEQDTFAVVVTASRAEESVSSIPGTVQVISAEQLKQGVAASGDVASYLSKIVPGLDLDNQTLSGAGQNFRGRSAQILVNGTPRTTALRRMSRALSLIDPGSIERIEIVNGASAVYGDGGTGGVINIITKAAEKEGLSGSVSSTISTSGRDLEDSLTIVKSVEASYRQGGVNAQFNGQFKDTGDMYDGEGRRISEDPLTGQGGGSQVRQYNISGQVEYEGDRADISLYANFVKMNQDIDYNSDYSSSPVSIDYDSPYQGEDPEEDSKNISAKLNVYEVGFLGDLQLEAYYNDAEKTSAYTPYGEYNPYKYKLNNTSIDDSYAQKTIEAMQIGSRVTLAKDIDWFVEGAHVTYGLDYSFNDIKQVLQDGQDIISPMKQHSYAAFGQLSVPVGNRFEFKAGVRHERFYLDVKDYTRPAGLYYEDDEDYELFYPLNSESDVYDWPNWYVAEAYVKGGKKQYKATVFNIGGVLHATDELDFFAGFSQGYSVPDVGSFTRNAVDQQSILYGADVNNGTPQTFDFSSIAPEAMLVNNYEIGTRFNDGKYAFSASGYVSTSDEGITVDAKTFEMQQQKEYIWGVEVNATAAINHQWNIGAVLAYNEGRYDSDGDGEIDADLPNSRIGSPYTATIYSDYRWDNGVSVHGEAVYGSSRSAHDGTENDSDYKLDHTFTVNASLAYDSDFGQFQIGAENLFDAEYMNTSATSVRNRKVLIEGQRFFLKYTKSF
- a CDS encoding MFS transporter, whose product is MFGLAKFSRNRRGLLAKGEDPALAYSTILVLTGLYIAQAIPIYLVAAALPAIFREQGISLVAIGSLAILMLPWVLKFLWAPIVDRYYFKSIGKRRSWIIPAQLISVVIVLILAGLDPAQDQKLLFPLLMMLALSSATQDIATDGYAVEHLPDVWQPLGNAIQGGSVAAGVLLGGSLSLFMHDMFGWSVALGSAATLSFLALLPILFTKEATGLRKDASFECAFSAKPSIFTFFSSRNSLIILCFAMLFRLPEGLIKGVEQAFLVDFGFSLSQIGVVSGGSAACVGLGGSAAAVVVIKKFGLRTFLWTVGGLRTLCFAGYAAVALVAYEGFAVLVALSAANTFIRYMEIVGLYSAFMRSSSLRQAGTDFTILSCANLLVYMLGSISAGAIGQYLGYGPLFSLATTLSLLGIAVSMAFFDRAYKPSEPSDTSAKPTLTTSTLSTK
- a CDS encoding glycerol-3-phosphate dehydrogenase/oxidase, which codes for MTLLETSASRTSILHQIAAVPQWDLIVIGGGITGAGVALEASRNGLQTLLIEQRDFSWGTSSRSSKMIHGGLRYLSQGEIKLTRESVRERQRLLAEAPGLIEPLNYLFTFRKKSYPPRFLMGTLINIYGLMAGGRNHKYLKAKATKKFLPQLSDNNLLGSIQYSDALTDDCRLTLRTLEEARAHGAVTINYMEAEDLICSGGKVIGVEARNSIGGKIISLHSKVTVNATGAWADNLRTQTGQKAQLRPLRGSHLVVPSWRLNVHQTFAYLHPQDKRGVFVYPWEGKTVIGTTDLDHKSDLNTEATITKEEIKYLLEGVNHHFPSSCLTESDILTTWSGVRPIVAREGQDPKKIKPSQARRDHCVWEDQGLVTVTGGKLTTFRAIAQDVLSCAAPLLGITPASLNAAPLFQNIGPVTSKEVKKLSIRFGPQTLRRLKGFYGLHLKSLLSSATDDDLSFIPGTKRLWCELQWEACHGMIVHLDDLLLRRMRIGFILPNGGQLHAGKFEKICRQSLGWTKERWTYEWDRYINICRTSYSLPQ
- a CDS encoding FAD-binding oxidoreductase — its product is MRRWNSWGDSSINVELPESAKEFLTERLGSSQPLADAGLEEVLSKVPQSRLPLHPLIDSSAEVRLHYGSGQSFPNWLEMRSGQFPHVTDGVAFPESSEQVAELLQWAKTNDVIVVPYGGGTSVVGHLDIGRQSKPVLTIAMTRMNLLIDFDEESLIATFGAGANGPEVEAQLGALGYTLGHFPQSFELSTLGGWVVTRSSGQQSLRYGRIEKMFVGGRMETLDGPLSLIPFPASSAGPDFKELVLGSEGRIGILTEVKVQVQPLPEHEKFITYFLPDWATALSAVKTLAQRNVPLSMLRLSNPTETDTSLRLAVEENKLSKLNFLFRLKGLGDQKTMLTVGYTGAADQIRYAQRQVTSILSMFKAKRVLSKLFGNKWEEGRFKGPYLREPLWKAGYAVDTFETALNWSNLGGYCEEVDQKISEALSYIGVRVLSFSHLSHVYPQGSSVYTTYVFPCAPTYEETLDRWKVIKELASKTVVEHIGTISHQHGVGRDHAPYLEDEKGSRALNALDAILEHFDDGQRLNPGSLTPSLNKTCETA
- a CDS encoding FGGY-family carbohydrate kinase; protein product: MKDTVLVIDNGTQSLRALIFDFQGNLLFKCQLPITDYYSLEAGWSEINPGHLWELVGTACKRLWRQGAAPQAVRAIAVTAQRGTLITLGSRGEVIRNSITWMDERLEANNKPLPFALRTAFFCAGVSQSINKIREEAKVNWLAQNEPESWKQTQKVLQVSGFLNYRLTGLYKDSVASQVGYVPFDYKNKRWANSSHFLWKLFDVKASQLPELVQPGESIGPLNEEAASHLGLAPDLPVIAAASDKACEVVGSGAIDPTVACISYGTRATINIHSKTYFEIERPLPAYPAGVPDMFTPEASVILGYWMVNWFKNEFGHPEILRSQEMDTPTEAFFDELLEKTPPGSNGLVLYPKWGKDNGQNKNNKGAIIGFGEYHTRGHFYRSIIEGIAYELKYGLRKIERKSRMPVKTLRVSGGGSQSDAIMQITADIFGVTTERPHTFETAGLGAAISASVGIGVHNDFPSAMECMTRQTDIFTPDPETKELYKQLYNDVFRKIPGRLAPLNSALQSILPY
- a CDS encoding ferredoxin--NADP reductase, with the protein product MNVAMKGEEVAQAIPANVFAEKVTKVEHYTDRLFRFRITRPSSFRFRSGEFVMIGLMINGKPLFRAYSIASPSWDEELEFFSIKVPDGPLTQHLQKIEVGDTILMKKKPTGTLVNDALVPGKRLYMFSTGTGIAPFASLIRDPETYEKFEEVILTHTCREVAELKYGQDLCEEISNDPLIGELAAGKLKLYNSVTREDYPFQGRITDLIENGKLFTDLGVPPLDPAIDRGMICGSMEMIRDTKALLEKNDLNEGANNKPAEFVVERAFVG
- a CDS encoding LysR family transcriptional regulator ArgP; translated protein: MDYAGLRALAAVLEEGTFERAAERLGLTPSAISHRIRALESQFSTQLIVRSTPCSATQMGDQLIRHFERVQLLEKELQSKLNLSDPRAGQRARIRVVVNADSLSTWFMEVIGLYFQQTGNLLDIIVEDQDYAQDLLAQSKSDAVVSALNTSQLDKSVQALGILRYRATATPRFMDTVFSDGVTTDSLLNAPLINFNRKDGLQARWIEQAVGRKIAPPTHYIPSSSAFVETCLYGVGWAMNPEHLVSDYLEKGQLVELIPDLTVDVPLCWQISPLASEVLKELTDCVVQVAGKKLLPAAT